A region of the Synechococcus sp. PCC 7502 genome:
GAAGACATCGGCGATTGGTTAAAACAAAAATTTAAAGGGACAGGTAAATTCACCGACGGCTTTGTGGCAGCTAGTCTGCTATTTTGCATTGGACCGATCGCAATTATTGGCAGCTTAAATAATGGGTTAACTGGGGATAATACTTTGCTAGTCCTTAAGGCTGTGATGGATGGCATGATTTCGATTCCATTTACGACCAGTTTTGGTGTAGGTGTGGGATTTTCTGCCCTATCAATTTTGGCTTATCAAGGTGGTATTTCTTTACTGGCAGGAGCGATCGCCCAAGTATTACCCGATCCTACCAATGCACCACAGGTTCTACTCATTTCTGGGATTGGTGGACTGTTACTATTGGGGCTAGGACTAAATCTATTGGAGGTCACTAAGATCAATTTAGCGGCTTTTTTACCTGCGCTTTTTCTTTCTCCGATTTTTTATGCGATCGCCATTTGGTTTAGCTAACTTTTATGTTATGCTTAATTTCTCACTTAAGGGCTTGTAGCTCAGTGGACTAGAGCACGTGGCTACGGACCACGGTGTCGGGGGTTCGAATCCCTCCTAGCCCGTCCTTAACTGAAACAAAGTTTTTTATAACTGCCCTGAACATATTAATGGCTCAAATGGCAAGCATTGCAATGCTTGCTATGAGGTAAGCTCAGCATCTTTAATCTGAATAAAACCTAAATGAAATTAAGTGTGAATTTATAATTTCAAAGTCCTAACGCTGTGATAGGTGACTCCTGTATCTTTCCTCGCTATCTTTAATCTAGTCGCATTTCAAGACTAAAAGAAAAGATTAGTGATAGCCATCGGGAGTAGCAGCAATGGAAAGTTATTCAGCCCTCAAAACAGAACAATTAAATGCTGCCAAGGTGCGAGAATTTTCTGCCGAAGATAAGCAGCAAACCCTAGAAATCCTAAAGGCATATCGTTTAGCTCCCTGCGCTCGACTCCGTAATCAGCTAGTGCAGTTAAATATTGGCTTAGTGAAAAAAGAAGTTGGTTACTGGTTGCGTCAAAGTTCTGAAGGCTATGAAGACCTATTGCAAGTTGGTTGTATGGGTTTAATTGGGGCGATCGAACGATTTGAAATCAGTAAGGGCTACGCCTTTAGCTCTTTTGCTACTAGGTATGTGCGGGGCGAAATTCAACATTATTTAAGGGATAAATGCTCTACTCTGAGAGTGCCAAGACGATGCCTAGAGCTATATCATCAAGCTACGCGTAAAGCTTCAGAACTGCGGTTTCAATTAGATCGAGAACCCAGTGAGGCTGAAGTTGCTAATGCTTTGGGTGTAACTGCGATAGAATGGCAAGAAATTAAGTTAGCCAATCGCAACCGCTCGCTTTTGAGTCTTGATGCACCAATGCTATCCCTAGAAGAAGGGTCGGTAACCCTTTCAGACCTTGTGCCAGACCCTAAACAAAACTCAACAGTACAAGCAGAAGATATTACCCCTCTATATCAGGCATTAAACATTCTGGAACAGCGTACCCGTAAAATTTTAGAATATGTATTTTTAGAAGATATTACCCAACGGGAAGTCGCAAAGCTGTTAGGTATCAGTACCGTCACTGTGTCCAGACAGGTAAAGAAAGGTTTATCTACTCTACGGAGTAACTTGGCATTGCAACAGGCAGCTTAAGTAAGACATAGGCATAGATGTCATTACGGATTATTAGTTGGTAGGATGAGAACAGTATTATCTGCCAAATTTATGTCTCCATCTGCATCTATATCTAAAAAAATCGCATACTTTGATTGTGCCGTAGGAATTGCTGGTGATATGTGTCTTGGGGCATTAGTCAGTGCGGGGGTACCTTTAGAGTATTTTACAGAAATAATTGATCGGTTGGGAATTGGCGATGAAGTTAAATTAAGGTCGGAGCTTGTGAATCGGGGCGGACAGGAAGCAGTTAAAGTTCATGTAGATATTCGCCACCACGGACATCACCATCGCCATTTACCTGAAATTGAAACCATTATTAAATCAGCCCAACTAGAGCCATTAATCGAAAAAAATAGTTTGGAGATATTCCAAAATTTAGCGATCGCCGAGGGTAAAGTTCACGGGATTCCACCCGAAAAAGTCCATTTTCATGAGGTTGGGGCATTAGATGCGATCGCTGATATTGTCTGTACCTGTGCAGGATTAGCATGGTTAGGAGTAGAACAAGTATTCTGTTCAGCACTGCCTACGGGAGGAGGGTTTGTTACCTGTGAGCATGGGCAGTTACCAGTTCCAGTTCCAGCAGTTTTAAAACTATGGGAAATGTTCAA
Encoded here:
- a CDS encoding DUF554 domain-containing protein, producing the protein MDFWFATSGTWINVSTILIGTICGLLLQDRLATRIQRVMTQAIALVCIFVSLNMAGSLSRVKAGSLDGTILALLAMILGGILGEWWQLEKRLEDIGDWLKQKFKGTGKFTDGFVAASLLFCIGPIAIIGSLNNGLTGDNTLLVLKAVMDGMISIPFTTSFGVGVGFSALSILAYQGGISLLAGAIAQVLPDPTNAPQVLLISGIGGLLLLGLGLNLLEVTKINLAAFLPALFLSPIFYAIAIWFS
- a CDS encoding sigma-70 family RNA polymerase sigma factor — its product is MESYSALKTEQLNAAKVREFSAEDKQQTLEILKAYRLAPCARLRNQLVQLNIGLVKKEVGYWLRQSSEGYEDLLQVGCMGLIGAIERFEISKGYAFSSFATRYVRGEIQHYLRDKCSTLRVPRRCLELYHQATRKASELRFQLDREPSEAEVANALGVTAIEWQEIKLANRNRSLLSLDAPMLSLEEGSVTLSDLVPDPKQNSTVQAEDITPLYQALNILEQRTRKILEYVFLEDITQREVAKLLGISTVTVSRQVKKGLSTLRSNLALQQAA
- the larC gene encoding nickel pincer cofactor biosynthesis protein LarC, giving the protein MSPSASISKKIAYFDCAVGIAGDMCLGALVSAGVPLEYFTEIIDRLGIGDEVKLRSELVNRGGQEAVKVHVDIRHHGHHHRHLPEIETIIKSAQLEPLIEKNSLEIFQNLAIAEGKVHGIPPEKVHFHEVGALDAIADIVCTCAGLAWLGVEQVFCSALPTGGGFVTCEHGQLPVPVPAVLKLWEMFKVPVFSNGIDRELVTPTGAAIAVSLSAQFGTIPAMSISKIGLGAGTRELAIPNIFRLWIGESTDQDKKKQN